Proteins encoded in a region of the Rhodococcus sp. SBT000017 genome:
- a CDS encoding TIGR01777 family oxidoreductase: MSDSPSTVVLCGASGYIGRYLRRSYEDRGIRVRTVGRGTSSDATWSDHRSLVDVLDGSDLVVNLAGRSVSCRYNKTNADEIMSSRIQTTAQLGRAIADVDNAPRLWVNASTGTIYRDSRDRPMDERSGDIGSGFSVEVARAWERELFDADVTIRNVALRMSIVLGAGGGAINPIIDLARVGLGGKMGDGGQKFSWVHVADVARALDHLYDNTGISGPVNVATPFPVTNEDMMQQVRNVLGRSHGLSTPAWLLQFGARVIRTEAELVLKSRWVDPQVLTGSGFEFQYPKLDDALVDIASETRRGLLPVALG, translated from the coding sequence ATGAGTGATTCACCATCGACCGTCGTCCTGTGCGGTGCCTCCGGCTACATCGGACGGTACCTGCGTCGCTCCTACGAAGATCGCGGTATTCGCGTCAGGACCGTCGGACGCGGAACATCGAGCGATGCAACGTGGTCCGATCATCGCAGCCTCGTCGATGTGCTCGACGGTTCCGATCTGGTCGTCAATCTCGCGGGCCGTTCGGTGAGCTGTCGCTACAACAAGACGAACGCGGACGAGATCATGTCATCGCGCATCCAGACGACGGCGCAACTCGGCCGCGCCATCGCCGACGTAGACAACGCACCTCGATTGTGGGTCAACGCCAGCACCGGCACCATCTACCGCGATTCGCGCGACAGGCCGATGGACGAACGATCCGGCGACATAGGGTCGGGATTCTCCGTCGAGGTCGCCCGCGCTTGGGAGCGCGAACTGTTCGACGCAGATGTGACCATTCGCAATGTGGCGCTGCGTATGTCGATCGTGCTCGGCGCAGGCGGCGGGGCCATCAACCCGATCATCGATCTCGCCAGAGTGGGGCTCGGCGGAAAGATGGGCGACGGCGGCCAGAAGTTCAGTTGGGTGCATGTCGCCGATGTCGCTCGAGCCCTCGATCATCTCTACGACAACACTGGTATCTCCGGGCCGGTCAACGTTGCTACTCCGTTCCCGGTAACCAACGAGGACATGATGCAGCAGGTCAGGAATGTTCTCGGCCGCAGTCACGGTTTATCGACACCGGCGTGGCTGCTTCAGTTCGGTGCACGGGTGATTCGCACCGAGGCCGAATTGGTCTTGAAGAGTCGCTGGGTGGATCCACAAGTGTTGACAGGCAGTGGTTTCGAGTTTCAGTATCCCAAGCTGGACGATGCGCTTGTCGACATCGCATCCGAGACGCGACGGGGATTGCTCCCCGTCGCTCTCGGCTGA
- a CDS encoding NIPSNAP family protein, with protein sequence MRYEIDPDRLDEFREYGRRWIPLVERFGGTHHGYFLPSEGDSDEAFALFTFDSLAAYERYRQESAVDPDCIEAIEFARTTGCIRRYERRFLSPMFAGV encoded by the coding sequence TTGCGGTACGAGATCGACCCCGATCGCCTCGATGAGTTCCGCGAATACGGACGACGTTGGATCCCCTTGGTCGAACGATTCGGCGGAACGCATCACGGCTACTTCCTGCCGAGCGAAGGAGACAGCGACGAAGCCTTCGCGCTGTTCACGTTCGACTCGCTTGCAGCATACGAACGCTACCGACAAGAGTCAGCCGTAGACCCGGACTGCATCGAAGCAATCGAATTCGCCCGCACCACGGGATGCATCAGACGCTACGAACGTCGCTTCTTGTCACCGATGTTTGCTGGCGTGTGA
- a CDS encoding SDR family NAD(P)-dependent oxidoreductase — protein sequence MTEFEGKRVFVTGSGAGIGKAISQMFIERGARVVVSDIDEGAAAKTAEEIGAAGIANCDVSDESQVQSAVAQAVEILGGLDIVVNNAGIEVSSPLLQQSTESFDKIYAVNVKGTFLVMKAAIGALVESKGNIVNIASLAGVGGTALLGSYCATKAAVIQLTRVAAIEMRASGVRVNAVCPGFADTAMVDRLVPDFEAATQIPFGDLVKAKQGRLGTPEDIAEVTLFLASNRASWITGSHYILDGGLSASLV from the coding sequence ATGACCGAGTTCGAGGGCAAGCGAGTATTCGTGACCGGATCCGGAGCCGGCATCGGAAAAGCCATCTCCCAGATGTTCATCGAGCGCGGCGCTCGTGTCGTCGTCAGCGACATCGACGAAGGCGCAGCAGCGAAGACGGCCGAGGAGATCGGTGCCGCCGGCATCGCGAACTGCGATGTGTCCGACGAGAGTCAGGTGCAGAGTGCGGTGGCGCAGGCCGTGGAGATTCTCGGTGGACTCGACATCGTCGTCAACAATGCGGGAATCGAAGTGTCGTCACCGCTGCTCCAACAGTCGACGGAGAGCTTCGACAAGATCTACGCCGTCAACGTCAAGGGCACGTTCCTGGTGATGAAGGCCGCAATCGGTGCACTGGTCGAGTCCAAGGGAAACATCGTTAACATTGCCTCGCTTGCCGGCGTGGGCGGTACCGCATTGCTCGGGTCCTACTGTGCCACAAAGGCTGCAGTCATCCAGCTCACGCGCGTCGCTGCCATCGAGATGCGCGCATCGGGAGTGCGAGTGAACGCCGTGTGCCCCGGATTCGCCGACACCGCAATGGTCGATCGACTGGTCCCGGACTTCGAGGCCGCGACCCAGATCCCGTTCGGTGACCTCGTCAAAGCCAAGCAGGGACGGCTGGGAACACCGGAGGACATCGCGGAAGTGACGCTGTTCCTCGCCTCCAACCGGGCGTCATGGATCACCGGAAGCCACTACATCCTGGACGGAGGACTGTCGGCGTCGCTCGTGTAG
- a CDS encoding long-chain fatty acid--CoA ligase, with protein sequence MRLSDYLDKGVSLGRDAPCLTIGDTTRNYGQVYDDTVAIAAALQHNGIEAGDRVAVLSANDPLALTCVFAISRAGAVWCPINPRNEADENRQLFELFGCRFLFFQKAFADLVGRIREQLPRLEWLVCLDGDVPGALSYDSWLVEHGSDSVAERRPADGLCMIAGTGGTTGKPKGVRLTEENMMTSTATALMSYPFGDRPRYLALAPLTHSTGVLTFPILSLGGHVVVMGAPDVGKFLSLIEQHGITHAFLPPTVIYGVLDHPDLDVTDLSSLRCLWYGAAPMSPTRLEEALTRIGPVLGQLFGQTEAPNMIATLAPADHFRSDGSIATERLSSAGKPTPLTTVAIMNDDGGLVERGERGEIVVRGPLVMQGYHENLDATVEVGAYGWHHTGDIGYLDDDGYLYVVDRAKDMIITGGFNVYSAEVEQALLSHPSVRECAVVGLPDDKWGERVTAAVLLRPGRDASDEELITHVKARIGSIKAPKQIQIWTDLPRSKVGKILKTEVRSTMSHSSSKGSTP encoded by the coding sequence ATGCGGCTGTCCGACTACCTCGACAAAGGTGTGTCACTGGGCCGAGACGCACCCTGTCTCACCATCGGTGACACCACCCGAAACTACGGCCAGGTGTACGACGACACAGTGGCCATCGCCGCTGCGTTGCAGCACAACGGGATCGAAGCAGGTGACCGGGTCGCCGTGCTCTCCGCCAACGACCCGCTGGCGTTGACCTGTGTATTCGCGATCTCGCGGGCAGGGGCGGTGTGGTGCCCCATCAATCCACGCAACGAAGCAGACGAGAACCGTCAACTGTTCGAGCTCTTCGGCTGCCGATTCCTGTTCTTCCAGAAAGCCTTCGCCGATCTCGTCGGTCGCATTCGCGAGCAGCTTCCTCGGCTGGAATGGCTCGTCTGCCTGGACGGCGACGTGCCGGGAGCGCTCTCGTACGACAGCTGGCTCGTCGAACACGGCTCCGATTCTGTTGCGGAGAGACGACCGGCGGACGGGTTGTGCATGATCGCCGGAACCGGCGGTACGACCGGAAAACCCAAGGGGGTGAGGCTGACCGAGGAGAACATGATGACCTCCACGGCAACGGCACTCATGAGCTACCCCTTCGGGGATCGACCCAGATACCTGGCTCTCGCGCCGCTGACTCATTCTACGGGCGTGCTGACGTTTCCCATCCTCAGTCTGGGCGGACACGTCGTTGTCATGGGTGCTCCCGACGTCGGGAAATTCCTGTCGCTCATAGAACAACACGGGATCACCCACGCGTTTCTGCCGCCGACGGTGATCTACGGCGTGCTCGATCATCCGGATCTCGACGTCACGGATCTGTCGTCGCTGCGGTGCCTCTGGTACGGGGCCGCGCCGATGTCGCCGACTCGACTGGAAGAGGCGCTGACCCGCATCGGGCCGGTTCTCGGACAGCTCTTCGGGCAGACCGAGGCACCGAACATGATCGCAACACTCGCTCCGGCCGATCACTTCCGCAGCGACGGATCGATCGCCACCGAGCGACTGAGTTCGGCAGGCAAGCCGACTCCGCTGACAACGGTGGCGATCATGAACGACGACGGTGGACTGGTCGAGCGCGGCGAGCGTGGCGAGATCGTCGTTCGCGGTCCCCTCGTGATGCAGGGCTATCACGAGAATCTCGACGCCACAGTCGAAGTCGGTGCATACGGGTGGCACCACACCGGTGACATCGGGTACCTCGACGACGACGGCTACCTGTACGTGGTCGATCGTGCCAAGGACATGATCATCACGGGCGGGTTCAACGTCTACTCGGCCGAGGTGGAACAGGCCCTGCTGTCGCATCCGTCGGTGAGGGAATGCGCCGTCGTCGGCCTGCCCGACGATAAGTGGGGCGAACGAGTCACTGCGGCAGTTCTGTTACGGCCCGGCCGTGACGCGTCCGACGAGGAACTGATCACCCACGTGAAGGCGCGAATCGGAAGCATCAAGGCACCCAAACAGATTCAGATCTGGACCGACCTTCCCCGCTCGAAAGTGGGAAAGATCCTCAAAACCGAAGTACGCAGCACCATGTCTCACTCATCATCGAAGGGAAGCACACCATGA
- a CDS encoding DUF5938 domain-containing protein has translation MPTDKRVVVYGASGYTGRLICEYLREYNIPFLAAGRDEGRVKGIVDVVPGIETVEYDVVEVDHTAAALAEAFRGAEIVLNTVGPFSRYGHEVAQACIEIGAHYTDTTGEQDWMIDAEAKYGAEFASRNLVLTPGLAQMYSIGEIAANICLETPGLDTLDIEVFWKGHPTVASTNTILTNAAFSKAYYLEQNEYVEWPDDGVMQVVVPGQHDLGLALPWGGTSHPVWFKNDPRVANARALGGVINKPLMLAVPQIISAAMAQMEGKSDAEKYQIIDTVSSSVRSETPPRENPRINTSLDSVYASGPLGRVHTVIHGNCNYKQTALLNAYAAAHLLQGPPKKVGFASSCQAFGHRELLGVLRAFGLVLEPIVTAHS, from the coding sequence ATGCCAACCGACAAGCGCGTCGTCGTCTACGGAGCGTCGGGATACACCGGCCGACTGATCTGTGAATACCTGCGCGAGTACAACATCCCGTTCCTGGCCGCCGGACGTGACGAAGGCCGAGTCAAGGGCATCGTCGACGTGGTTCCCGGAATCGAGACCGTCGAGTACGACGTCGTCGAGGTCGACCACACCGCAGCGGCTCTCGCCGAAGCCTTCCGGGGTGCCGAGATCGTCCTCAACACGGTCGGACCGTTCTCGCGGTACGGCCACGAAGTTGCGCAGGCGTGCATCGAGATCGGTGCGCACTACACCGACACCACGGGTGAGCAGGACTGGATGATCGACGCCGAGGCGAAGTACGGCGCCGAGTTCGCATCCCGAAACCTCGTACTCACACCAGGTTTGGCGCAGATGTACAGCATCGGTGAGATCGCTGCGAACATCTGCCTCGAGACGCCGGGGCTGGACACACTCGACATCGAGGTCTTCTGGAAGGGACACCCGACGGTCGCGTCGACGAACACGATCCTCACCAACGCTGCGTTCTCCAAGGCCTACTACCTGGAGCAGAACGAGTACGTCGAATGGCCGGACGACGGCGTCATGCAGGTGGTTGTGCCCGGCCAGCACGACCTGGGCCTGGCTCTTCCCTGGGGTGGGACATCCCATCCGGTGTGGTTCAAGAACGATCCGCGCGTAGCGAATGCTCGGGCCCTGGGCGGTGTGATCAACAAGCCTCTGATGCTGGCAGTGCCTCAAATCATCTCTGCCGCAATGGCTCAGATGGAGGGCAAGTCCGATGCGGAGAAGTACCAGATCATCGACACGGTGTCGTCGTCGGTGCGCAGCGAGACGCCCCCACGGGAGAACCCGCGCATCAACACCTCACTCGACTCGGTCTACGCGTCGGGACCACTCGGTCGCGTGCACACCGTGATTCACGGCAACTGCAACTACAAGCAGACCGCACTGCTCAACGCCTACGCGGCGGCGCATCTGCTGCAAGGACCGCCGAAGAAGGTCGGATTCGCCTCGAGTTGCCAGGCATTCGGACATCGGGAACTGCTCGGCGTGCTCCGCGCGTTCGGACTGGTGCTCGAACCCATCGTCACTGCACACAGCTGA
- a CDS encoding TetR/AcrR family transcriptional regulator: MTQTADPRARIEERARNKFESKRTELAEATLHTLAELGYARTSLREIAQNSEYSHGVLHYYFTDKLDLITHAVRQYEAICVTRYDEVVANAVDAAGLYADFEEKYFATLAADAGIHRLWYDLRNQALFDGSFRGDVLEIEERREDMIWRVVARYCELRGTTPALDKASAYILLDGIFQRALLHHLAGNTAEITAARRQLLAAFALLDCPTPQ; encoded by the coding sequence ATGACCCAAACCGCTGATCCGCGCGCGCGTATCGAGGAGCGCGCCCGCAACAAGTTCGAGTCCAAGCGGACCGAGCTGGCCGAGGCGACGCTGCACACATTGGCCGAATTGGGTTATGCGCGCACGTCCCTGCGGGAGATCGCGCAGAATTCCGAGTACTCGCACGGCGTGCTCCACTACTACTTCACCGACAAACTCGACCTGATCACGCACGCCGTCCGCCAGTACGAGGCCATCTGTGTCACTCGTTACGACGAGGTGGTGGCCAACGCGGTGGACGCCGCCGGCTTGTACGCGGACTTCGAGGAGAAGTATTTCGCCACGCTGGCCGCGGACGCCGGAATTCACCGTCTCTGGTACGACCTCCGTAATCAGGCCCTGTTCGACGGTTCGTTCCGCGGCGACGTGCTCGAGATCGAGGAGCGTCGCGAAGACATGATCTGGCGAGTGGTGGCTCGGTACTGCGAACTTCGCGGCACCACGCCTGCACTCGACAAGGCCTCCGCGTACATCCTTCTCGACGGCATCTTTCAGCGCGCTCTACTGCACCACCTGGCCGGCAACACAGCCGAGATCACCGCCGCGCGTCGCCAACTACTCGCAGCGTTCGCATTACTGGATTGCCCGACGCCTCAGTAG
- a CDS encoding citrate synthase encodes MTHADGRNMLTTAQAAARLGVKPETVYAYVSRGLLTSTRLPGVRGSVFDVDEVESLAGRDTARRTDIGAVERIRTRITLIDDGHLYYRGRDAVELSSRTLESVAHFVWTGELVDGTQYVADPVVVQRCRDALGLMAPDCRSIDRIRIAVDIASTYRPMRFDTGSTSVVREAGQLLVTVAAALGRGSSEHSIAESVWEAITSDESDPNGLVVLQAALVLMADHGLAASTLGVRVAASTRANLYSIVSAGLGCIDGPLHGSAADPVHRFLTTAVDDPIGALATQLRSGERVPGFGHVIYTDRDPRAEELLRLLRDPALGADPVVVAAADVIIEEVSNRFDTFPNSDFALATFTLAYGLRADTPETVFALARIVGWTAHALEEYDEAPLRFRVPGIYTGTRPGTY; translated from the coding sequence ATGACGCACGCCGACGGTCGGAACATGCTCACCACCGCGCAGGCCGCCGCACGGCTGGGCGTCAAGCCGGAAACGGTGTACGCCTACGTCAGCCGTGGTCTGTTGACCAGTACCCGACTTCCCGGAGTGCGGGGGAGCGTGTTCGACGTGGACGAGGTGGAATCTCTCGCCGGACGCGATACCGCTCGGCGCACCGATATCGGTGCCGTGGAACGAATTCGGACTCGGATCACGCTGATCGACGACGGGCATCTCTACTATCGGGGGCGTGATGCCGTCGAGCTCAGCTCACGCACTTTGGAATCGGTTGCACATTTCGTGTGGACAGGTGAGCTGGTGGACGGAACCCAGTACGTCGCCGATCCCGTTGTGGTACAACGATGCCGAGATGCACTGGGGCTGATGGCACCGGACTGCCGGTCCATCGATCGGATCCGCATCGCCGTCGACATCGCCTCCACCTACCGACCGATGCGATTCGACACCGGGTCCACATCCGTTGTCCGCGAGGCAGGGCAGCTGCTGGTGACGGTCGCAGCAGCCCTCGGTCGTGGTTCCTCTGAGCATTCGATCGCCGAATCGGTCTGGGAGGCAATCACGTCCGACGAGTCCGATCCGAATGGTCTGGTGGTACTGCAAGCTGCGCTCGTCCTGATGGCCGACCACGGTCTGGCCGCCTCGACGCTCGGAGTTCGGGTTGCTGCGAGCACCCGTGCAAATCTGTACTCCATAGTCTCGGCGGGCCTCGGCTGTATCGACGGCCCCCTGCACGGCTCCGCCGCCGATCCCGTGCATCGGTTCCTGACGACGGCAGTCGACGACCCGATAGGCGCTCTCGCAACACAATTGAGGTCGGGGGAGCGGGTGCCCGGATTCGGGCACGTCATCTACACCGACCGAGACCCGCGTGCCGAGGAATTACTGCGATTGCTCCGGGACCCCGCCCTCGGTGCGGATCCCGTAGTGGTCGCTGCTGCGGACGTCATCATCGAGGAAGTGAGCAACAGATTCGATACGTTTCCCAACTCGGATTTCGCTCTTGCCACATTCACCCTCGCCTATGGGCTCAGAGCAGACACGCCGGAAACGGTGTTCGCCCTCGCCCGAATTGTCGGGTGGACTGCACACGCCCTCGAAGAGTACGACGAAGCGCCCCTGCGCTTTCGGGTTCCCGGCATCTACACGGGAACTCGGCCGGGAACCTACTGA
- a CDS encoding citrate/2-methylcitrate synthase, translating into MTVLDAPRGLHNVVVTTTSIGDVRGDEGFYHYRQYSAIDIALHMTFEDAWFLMVESRLPTDSERAEFLRTVAPLRVLPKDVAAAVKTVALSGPEQPLFALRTVLSGIAGAVPLYESSESDKRATALRLCAMTPTILAAVHRIRAGKEPIGPCDDLTTAQNWLYMITGQVPEADHARAIDRYLTATIDHGFNASTFTARVVASTGSDIASAVCAAIGAFAGPLHGGAPDRALDGLDEIADVDSTDAWARAKITAGERIMGFGHPVYRTDDPRSVMLRDTAQELGGDLIDKAVQVEKVIAAALADLKPDRKLYANVEYYAGVVMELCGIPRSMFTPTFACSRMVGWCANIVEQSHDSKIIRPIARYDGPVPSAVVRKSAAQGT; encoded by the coding sequence ATGACCGTTCTCGACGCCCCACGAGGGCTCCACAACGTCGTCGTCACCACCACATCGATCGGAGATGTACGAGGCGACGAGGGTTTCTATCACTACCGCCAGTACTCGGCGATCGACATCGCGCTACACATGACCTTCGAGGACGCATGGTTCCTCATGGTCGAGAGCCGGTTGCCGACCGACTCCGAGCGCGCCGAGTTCCTGCGTACGGTGGCCCCGCTGCGCGTGCTTCCGAAGGACGTCGCAGCGGCCGTGAAGACGGTGGCGTTGTCGGGTCCCGAGCAACCACTCTTCGCACTGCGGACGGTGTTGTCGGGAATAGCAGGTGCTGTGCCGCTGTACGAGTCTTCGGAATCGGACAAACGTGCGACCGCCCTGCGTCTGTGCGCGATGACGCCGACCATTCTGGCTGCCGTACACAGGATTCGGGCCGGCAAGGAACCCATCGGTCCTTGCGATGATCTGACGACGGCTCAGAACTGGTTGTACATGATCACCGGGCAGGTGCCCGAGGCCGACCACGCCCGAGCGATCGACCGATACCTCACCGCCACGATCGATCACGGGTTCAATGCGTCGACTTTCACGGCGCGAGTCGTGGCGTCGACGGGGTCGGACATCGCATCGGCAGTGTGCGCTGCGATCGGTGCCTTTGCCGGACCGCTGCACGGAGGTGCCCCGGATCGTGCCCTCGACGGGCTGGACGAGATTGCCGACGTCGATTCTACAGACGCGTGGGCACGAGCGAAAATTACTGCAGGCGAACGCATCATGGGATTCGGACATCCGGTATACCGAACCGACGATCCCCGATCGGTGATGCTTCGCGATACGGCACAGGAGTTGGGCGGTGACCTGATCGACAAGGCCGTGCAGGTCGAGAAGGTCATCGCTGCTGCGCTCGCGGATCTCAAGCCGGACCGCAAGCTGTACGCCAATGTGGAGTACTACGCAGGCGTCGTGATGGAGCTCTGCGGAATCCCTCGGTCGATGTTCACTCCCACTTTCGCGTGCAGTCGGATGGTGGGGTGGTGCGCCAACATCGTCGAGCAGTCGCACGACAGCAAGATCATCCGGCCGATCGCTCGCTACGACGGGCCAGTGCCTTCGGCAGTGGTGCGAAAAAGTGCCGCCCAGGGCACTTGA
- a CDS encoding TetR/AcrR family transcriptional regulator, which produces MPDRKRHSRRESILDAACFIADTEGLEAVTVRAAAHEAGVGIGTLRHYFPTQRDLFDAIVERRVDAVIDDSIVLDSAAPIDARIADMVRQFLPAELDQPGALGLWFAYYSTALGPTPSVASQQLLTAAARRSHQHMRRWLRNFANEGLVADDMIDDANETAIALTVGLTLEALTPGSPMTIERGRILLTQHFSELLAKAVQ; this is translated from the coding sequence ATGCCCGACAGGAAGCGCCACTCGCGACGCGAGTCAATCCTCGACGCCGCGTGCTTCATTGCGGACACCGAGGGTCTCGAGGCAGTCACCGTCCGAGCTGCTGCGCACGAAGCAGGTGTGGGAATCGGAACTCTGCGACACTACTTTCCGACACAGAGGGATCTGTTCGATGCGATCGTCGAGCGTCGGGTCGACGCGGTGATAGACGATTCGATCGTGCTCGATTCGGCAGCACCAATCGATGCACGGATCGCCGACATGGTCAGGCAGTTCCTGCCGGCCGAACTCGACCAGCCCGGAGCGCTGGGTCTGTGGTTCGCCTACTATTCCACTGCCTTGGGTCCAACGCCATCCGTGGCGAGCCAGCAACTCCTTACCGCTGCGGCACGCCGGTCGCACCAGCACATGCGCCGATGGTTGCGGAACTTCGCCAACGAGGGTCTCGTGGCCGACGACATGATCGACGATGCAAACGAGACTGCCATTGCGTTGACCGTCGGCCTGACCCTCGAAGCGTTGACTCCTGGATCCCCGATGACCATCGAGCGCGGCAGAATATTACTCACACAGCACTTCTCAGAATTGTTGGCCAAGGCAGTGCAGTGA
- a CDS encoding alpha/beta fold hydrolase codes for MTRNQDKLRRLASTSPGLRSLRRPATTNCPEFDLAYTRTGPPSATPVVVLPGGPGLASVLPYRRFRRRATARGLDVVMIEHRGIGLSRTDTTGHDLPRAAVTISAVIGDIAAVLEHENIDAAVLYGSSYGTYLACGFGIEHPHSVAGMILDSTVLSAHDHHAVRSHARSLLWDGQHPDTESSARLLRDLIAGGTHTKDDTSDVARLTYEFGGPALLQRFLKQATSGKAQRTWVFVSNLGRSEIEDEVATRFWMEFGPVAGIAFTELNYAPPPDGGPFDPATQFISTAAKYPPFSKEPLDIPAHLPGFRWPTVIITGSRDLRTPRPIAERAHASIPGSILLGIDNGHSALDTHQLVALHVIERMAQNQSNRLTRPSDTQIIRQLAVRGSATRFLPHIISTRLRLENAAEALPRLSRFALRAPGTRR; via the coding sequence GTGACAAGAAACCAAGACAAACTACGCCGACTTGCATCGACAAGTCCCGGGCTTCGCAGTCTCCGCCGCCCGGCGACTACGAACTGCCCTGAATTCGATCTGGCATACACCCGCACCGGACCGCCGTCGGCCACACCTGTCGTGGTGCTGCCCGGTGGACCGGGGTTGGCCTCGGTTCTGCCCTATCGACGCTTCCGTCGCCGCGCAACCGCACGTGGGTTGGACGTCGTCATGATCGAGCATCGAGGAATCGGCCTTTCCCGCACCGACACCACCGGACACGATCTTCCGCGTGCAGCGGTCACGATCTCAGCGGTGATCGGCGATATCGCAGCTGTACTCGAGCACGAGAACATCGATGCCGCAGTGCTGTACGGCTCTTCGTACGGCACATACCTCGCGTGTGGCTTCGGTATCGAGCATCCACACTCGGTAGCCGGGATGATCCTCGATTCGACAGTGCTGTCGGCGCACGATCACCATGCGGTTCGGTCACACGCGCGATCACTGCTTTGGGACGGACAGCACCCCGACACCGAGTCCAGTGCGCGGCTACTGCGCGATCTGATCGCCGGGGGTACCCACACCAAGGACGACACGAGCGACGTTGCGCGACTCACCTATGAATTCGGCGGACCCGCACTGCTGCAACGATTTCTGAAGCAGGCGACGTCCGGAAAAGCGCAGCGAACCTGGGTCTTCGTGTCGAATCTCGGAAGAAGCGAAATCGAAGACGAGGTCGCGACGCGTTTCTGGATGGAATTCGGGCCGGTCGCCGGCATCGCGTTCACCGAACTCAACTACGCACCCCCGCCCGACGGTGGCCCGTTCGATCCGGCAACTCAATTCATTTCTACTGCAGCCAAATACCCACCGTTCTCCAAGGAGCCACTCGACATTCCCGCGCATCTTCCTGGATTTCGGTGGCCGACGGTGATCATCACCGGAAGTCGCGATCTACGCACTCCCCGACCGATAGCCGAGCGCGCCCACGCTTCGATCCCCGGTTCGATTCTGCTCGGAATCGACAACGGCCACAGTGCGCTCGATACGCACCAGCTGGTGGCTCTGCACGTCATCGAACGTATGGCTCAGAATCAGTCCAACAGGTTGACCAGGCCGTCGGACACACAGATCATCCGACAACTGGCCGTTCGCGGTTCTGCCACACGCTTTCTGCCGCATATCATTTCAACTCGACTCAGATTGGAGAACGCAGCGGAAGCACTCCCTCGGCTCAGCCGATTCGCGCTGCGAGCTCCGGGTACTCGACGATGA
- a CDS encoding putative glycolipid-binding domain-containing protein: MTIEKHDLHELPETAAWRHRGLRDGFEVAYFASNPADGTTRIWGSSVAVEGSASYAVCYRVIVDEQWATREATVETQTRDATWSTDIARDENGTWFVDGEVRTDLAACVDIDLEASVVTNTIPVHRLWAEPGSHEVRAVYVRATANVVEVLHQRYDIPATVTSPFSLGYTAPQFDFSANLRYDASGLIVEYPELAARIG; encoded by the coding sequence ATGACGATCGAGAAACACGACCTCCACGAACTTCCCGAGACTGCAGCGTGGCGGCACCGCGGATTGCGCGACGGCTTCGAGGTGGCGTACTTCGCTTCGAACCCTGCGGACGGCACGACTCGTATCTGGGGTAGCAGTGTCGCGGTGGAAGGATCCGCGAGCTATGCAGTGTGCTATCGCGTGATCGTCGACGAACAGTGGGCAACGCGTGAGGCCACTGTCGAAACGCAGACCCGCGACGCGACGTGGAGCACTGACATCGCTCGTGACGAGAACGGCACGTGGTTTGTCGACGGTGAAGTGCGCACTGATCTGGCTGCATGCGTAGACATCGATCTCGAAGCTTCTGTCGTGACCAACACCATTCCAGTCCATAGACTCTGGGCAGAACCCGGTTCGCACGAGGTGCGCGCGGTGTATGTGCGCGCCACTGCGAACGTGGTGGAAGTGCTCCACCAGAGGTATGACATCCCGGCGACCGTCACATCACCGTTCTCGCTCGGCTACACCGCCCCGCAGTTCGACTTCTCCGCAAATCTTCGTTATGACGCTTCAGGACTCATCGTCGAGTACCCGGAGCTCGCAGCGCGAATCGGCTGA